The Paenibacillus sp. FSL W8-0426 region TGAAAAAGAATTTAGGCCGTGTAAAACGGAGGGCATTTCCTTAAAGGAAAGCCGCTTCCGTATGCCGAATACAACCGTTAGGTGATGACATATGACAATGACGATGAACATGCATATTCTCTCTGTCCCAGCGGTACTAAACGAAGAACATTGGAACCTGCTTCTCTCTCAAGTCTCTTCCGAACGACGGGAAAAAGCGGCCCGCTTCGTGCATCGGGTCGATGCGTACCGCTCTGTACTCGGGGAAGTACTCGCAAGGGTCACGCTGGGACAAAAGCTTGGGCTGCGACCGGATGAATTGTCCTTCACGCAGAATGCCTACGGCAAACCGTCCCTGCTGACCCGCGATCCGGATGGCGATGTGCCGTTCAACCTATCCCATTCCGGCAGCTGGATCGCACTTATCTCGGGCGGCCGGGCTCCGCTTGGCGTGGATGTAGAGCAAATCGCCCCGATCGACATGCACATTGCGGAACGTTTTTTCTCTAAAGAAGAGAACGGCTATTTGGCCACATTGCCTGCAGCGGCTCGGCTGGAAGCCTTTTACCGGTTATGGACGCTTAAAGAAAGCTACATCAAAGCCGTTGGCACAGGGTTGTCCATGCCGCTGGAGTCGTTCTCCATCCTGCCCGACGGAGCCGGGCATTGGCATTGTCCCCAAACCAGGGCGTATCGCTTTTTCAGCCAGCGTCTGGATGACAATCACATGCTGGCAGCCTGCTCGACCGCGGGAGAGCTTCCGCAACAACCGGAGATTGTAACGATGGAAGAAATCCTTGAGGGACTGGTGCGTTGATATGCGCATCGTTCCCCTGGTTCATATTGAACTTCACATCGTTCCATTGCCGATAGCGAATCAAATTCCTCGTGGCGCGCTTCTCAATTCGCACCCTCGTGTACCATACCAGGCGCGCCCTGCTCGTCACATAGGCTGAGCGGCTTCAGATCGGTCCACTGCTCGGCGATATAGTCCAGGCAAACCCGCCGTTTGGCCTTGCCCAGCATCATCGTCCAGCCCGCCGGAATCTCAATGGATGCCGGCCAGAGCGAATATTGGCCCTCGTCATTCATCAATACCACGTAGTTGCCATCCTCCCGTTCAAACGGGTTCGTCATAGGTGTATCCCCCTTTAAAGCGTATAAAAGCAAATGGATCGGATTCAAAACGCAAGGCTTTGCCCCGCCCGTCCAAGGGGCGAGCGGAGATCCGCTTCGGCTGAACTTAGCCGTCGCTGCGTTTGCCCAGTGCATCGAGTTTGGCCGCGAGTGTGCGGCATATCTCCTTAAGCGGCCCGGGCTGGCACAGGTCCTTGTGCCTGCAATGGATATCGTGGCGCTCCATGCCGCCGCCGACATATTCGTTCCACATCTCGGGATCGATGGGGTCGAACCAATCGGGAATGATGGTGGAACGGAAGAAAAGCAGCTTGCCATCGAAGCGCGACGGCTTGTATTCGCCCAGGATGCGCACGGAATTTTCGTATGTCCTGCGCAGCTTCATGATCGTTTCCTCGTCGAGGCTGGCCAGCGCACTGCCCTCGCTGCGCAATATGCGCATCGCCGTAGACATGTCCAGCGGCGCATCGCCGATGCTGTTCGGATCGTATCCGCCCAGTGCCAGCAAGGCGGTCAGCGCCTCTTCCTCGTCCGGTTCGCCCCGGATCGGCAAGTAATGGCTCGGATACGAATCGAGCATGGCCAGCAGCTCGACTTCCTCTCCCTCGGCCTGCAGCTGCACGGCCATGGCTTGGGCGACATTGCCGCCCAGCGACCAGCCCAACAGGCGATATGGCCCTTGCGGCTGGATGGAACGAACGTGGCGGATGTAATCCGCCGTCATCGCATCCAGCGTGGCCGGCAGGTCTTCGGCTTGGGCGATGCCGCGGGCCTGTAACCCGTAAATCGGAACATCCATGCCAAGATGCTTCATCAACCCGGCATAACACCAGCTAAGTCCCCCGGCAGGATGGATGCAGAACAATGGCGACTGCTCCCCATGTGGTCGGAGCGGCAGCAGCACTTGAAGCGAACCCGTGCCCGATTCGCCATCCATTTTCAGCCGCTCCGCCAAACCTGCCACGGTCGCCGTTTCGAACAGGATGCCGATGCCCGGCTCCTTGCCGAGCGCTTCCCGAATTCGGCTCATAAGACGCACGGCCAGCAGGGAATGCCCGCCCAGTTCGAAGAAGCTGTCGTCGATGCTTACACCGCGAAGGCCCAATACCTCGGCGAACAGGTCGCAAAGAATCTCCTCCTGCGGATTACGCGGTGCCCTGCCGCCCGCGGCGAGCTGCATCTCCGGCATCGGCAGGGCTTTGCGGTCCAGCTTGCCGTTCGGCGTCAGCGGGATCGCCTGCATGACAACCACTGCCGACGGCACCATGTAGTCCGGCAAACTTGCCGATGCATGGCGACGCAGTGCAGCCCACTCCGGCGGCGATGCGTTGTCCGCTGCGGGCACGACATACGCGACGAGGCGCTTGTCTCCAGGCTGATCCTCCCGCACGACGACCGCTGCCTGAGCAACGCTCGCATGGCGGGCCAATACAGCCTCAATTTCGCCCAGTTCGATCCGGAAACCGCGAATTTTCACCTGCTGATCCGCGCGGCCCAAATAATCGAGCGATCCGTCATGCAGGCGTTTCGCCAGATCGCCCGTCCGGTACATCCGGGTTCCCGGCGGTCCGTACGGATCGGCGATGAATCGCTCTGCAGTCAACTCCGGCCGGTTCCAATATCCGCGCGCAAGGCCTGCTCCGGCTATATACATCTCACCCGCGACTCCGGTCGGCACCGGTTGCAGCCGCTCATCCAGCACGTACACCCGCAGATCGGGAATCGCGCAACCGATCCAGCTGCTTGCCCCTTCGTCCGCGCTGCCCCGATGCAGTTCCTTGTAGCTCACATGTACCGTCGTTTCGGTAATGCCGTACATGTTGATCAGCTTCGGCGCATCGTCGGCATGGCGTGCGTACCAATCGTCCAGCCGTCCCAGTTCCAGCGCTTCGCCGCCGAAAATGACGTAACGCAGCGACAGCTCCCTTCCGATGGCAGGCTCCTCGCGATCCGCCTGCATCAGCTGGTAGAAAGCGGACGGCGTCTGGTTCAATACCGTTACCCGCTCTTCGGCGAGCAAACGAAGGAATGCTGCGGGCGAGCGGCTGATTTCGTGCGGAACAACGACAAGGCGTCCGCCGTGCAACAAAGGCCCCCAGATTTCCCAAACGGAGAAATCAAAAGCATAGGAGTGGAACAGGGTCCACGTATCGCTTGCATCGAATTGATACCAATGCTGCGTGGCATCCAACAGCCGAATGACATTGTGCTGGGGTATGACCACGCCTTTTGGTTTGCCTGTCGATCCCGACGTATAAATCATGTAGGCCGGGCTGAACGGCGACATGCGGCCGTTACGCTCGTCGTCAGACACATTACGAGCTGGTTGGGCGTTCAATCGTTTAACAGTTTCCTCATCGTCCATGAGAATGCAGGACACCGATTCGACGTTCGGAAGCAGCGCCCTTACCCCGCCGATGGCAATCAGGACGCGGGGATTCGCGTCGGTCAGCATGTGAATCAGCCGGTCTTCCGGATAATTCGGATCAAGGGGGAGGTACGCGCCCCCTGCCTTCAGAACGGCGAGAATGCCGACCACCATATGGATGGACCGCGGCAGCGCGAGCGCAACCATCTGCTCGGGAGCGACGCCCTCGGCGATCAAAAGCCTCGCGAGCCGGTTGGCACGATCGTTCAGCTCCTGGTATGAGATGTGCTGCTCCCCATGAATCAGCGCGACATGGTCCGGATGAGCGGCCGCCTGCACCTCGAAACGTTCGGCAATGGTCGCTTTTGCTTGCTCCGTTTCATCGATTTGGCTCGCCCATTCTTGCTGGAGCGCAGCCCTCTCCTTCGGTGTGATCACCGGGAAGGAGCCGATGGCCGCATCCGCGTGCCATGCGGCATGATCCAGCACTTGCCGCAACCGTACAGCTATTTCTTCTGCCGTGGAGCGGCGGAACAGGTCGGTGCTATACTCCAGCACGCCCGATATGCCAGCTGGCGAGCCGTCATGCCCGCGCTGCTCCGTCAATTCGACCGTCAGATCGAACTTGGATGCGCCAACGCCATGCACCAGCGTTTCTGCCGTAACTCCCGGCAGATCAAGCGGGGTGTCCGGCGTATTTTGGAGCACCAGCATGATTTGGAACAACGGATGTTTGGCGCGGGAACGCGGAGGATTGATTACTTCCACCAGCCGCTCGAACGGCAGATCCTGATGCTCGTATGCCCCCAGATCCACGGTACGCACGCGTTCCAGCAATTCGCGGAACGTTGGGTCACCCAGAGTGCTGGTACGCAGGACAAGTGTGTTGATGAACATGCCGACCACCTCGTCGAGGGCATCGTCGTTCCTGCCGGCGATTGGCGTTCCGATCACGATATCCGTGCCTGCACCCATGCGGGTCAGCAGCACGTTCAAGGCGGCATGCAGCACCATGAACAGGCTGACCTTATTCTCGCGTGCCAATGCCATGAGCTGGCCGTGAAGCTCAGGGCCGATGGCAAACGGAACCGTATCGCCCTCATAGCTGGATACGACCGGACGGGCATAATCGGCAGGCAGCGTCACCTGCTCCGGCAGACCGTCAAGATGATGTTTCCAGTAGTCCAGCTGCCTCGCGATCAGGCTGTCCGCACGCTGTTCGTCGCCAAGCAGCCTGCCCTGCCATGCCGCATAATCGGCATATTGAATGCGCAGCGGGCTCCATGCCGGCGCATGTCCCAGCAGCCTTGCCCGATATGCTTCGGATACGTCCCGCAAGAGCGGCGATAGCGACCAGCCGTCGCCTGCGATATGGTGGAGCAGCAGCAGCAGCACATTCTCCTTTGGAGCGATCTTGAATAGCGTTGCGCGGAGGCAGGTTTCCTCCGACAGCTCGAAGCTGTAACGCGAGGCTTGCAGCAGTAAACCTGGCAGCATATCCTCCTTGGCCGAAACGGTCTCAAATCGAATGCGGGTACGCTCGTCGGTTTTCGGCAAAATGCTTTGGCTCGCTGCGCCCAGTTGTCGCGGATATAGCGTTCGCAGCGGCTCATGCCGATCGATGACGTCCTGCAGCGACGCACGCAGGACGGCTTCATTCAGAACGCCCGACAACCGCGCCACAAGCGGGATATTGTAGGTCGGGCTGGGTCCTTCCAGGCAATACATGAACCACAACCTTTGCTGCGCAAAAGACAGCGGAATGCTGCCCTTCCGGGAAATCGGCTGAATGGATGGCCGTGCCGTCTGGGCATGATCTAGCCTTCTTGCCAGGGCGGCCGCCGTCGGAGACTCGAACAGAACGCCGATGTTCAGCTCGACGCCGAATATATCACGCACGCGTGCCGTCACTCTTCCCGCGAGCAGGGAGTGGCCGCCAAGCGCGAAGAAATCGTCGTCGATGCCGACTCGGGCAACGCCAAGCACTTCCGCGAACAGGCTGCAGATCATCTGCTCCTGCGGCGTCCGCGCGTCCCTGCCTTGGGATGGGGACAGGACGGATGGAA contains the following coding sequences:
- a CDS encoding 4'-phosphopantetheinyl transferase superfamily protein, translating into MTMTMNMHILSVPAVLNEEHWNLLLSQVSSERREKAARFVHRVDAYRSVLGEVLARVTLGQKLGLRPDELSFTQNAYGKPSLLTRDPDGDVPFNLSHSGSWIALISGGRAPLGVDVEQIAPIDMHIAERFFSKEENGYLATLPAAARLEAFYRLWTLKESYIKAVGTGLSMPLESFSILPDGAGHWHCPQTRAYRFFSQRLDDNHMLAACSTAGELPQQPEIVTMEEILEGLVR
- a CDS encoding amino acid adenylation domain-containing protein, which gives rise to MMPLSSAQAGIWYAQQLHPDNPMYNTGEYVVIQGHVDAACFEASLRQAVAEAESLNMVFGENEQGPWQAPNGGSEEWPFHVIDVRNEPEPNEAAWSWMKRDMEQTVNLAVGPLFGEALFRISDDCYYWYQRVHHIAIDGYGVSLLARRVAQLYTAMVDGRANDEAVQTGISFGPLCSVLDEDAAYHSSDVRERDRQFWLERFADAPDIVSLGEGAPRTADSFLRESAVLSHADRERLQSAASRYGVTWPDLLVAAAAVYVQRMTGTQDVVLALPVMSRLGTSSLRVPGMVMNVLPLRLNVEPEQRLDSLLKQIVQEIRNVRKHQRYRHQDLRRDLGLLGEHRRLFGPMINVMPFHHELNFAGQPGMIHNLSTGPVDDLAIHVVDQGHGHGLRVDMDANPLIYGKQELRSHQLRYLRLLDTIVQENAADQPVGNLNVLLPAERKQVLEGWNATDQGVPQLHSAAMVEQQVRRTPSAEAVTCEGHTLTYAELNEQANRLAHALIRRFGAGPEKIVAIALPRSLNVVVAILAVHKTGAAYLPLDPDYPIDRLNYMLSDAEPACLITVEHSMPDRLRDMQVSVMRLDDPAVQAELEEQPDCNPEQEDRTVPASLENPAYIIYTSGSTGKPKGVAVTHRGLSNLLQDMRGRLKVGPHDRWMGVTTIAFDISVMEVFLPLVTGARLDLAQKETILDPAALARQMREKGTTIMQATPTLWQSLVNSRPGRFDGLTVITGGEALTAEMKQALEEMGCQVNNQYGPTETTIYSTAGRMKPEHSGKPSIGGPVGNTRLYVLDQGLQPAAPGVAGELYIAGDGLARGYLGRPDLTAERFVADPYGLPGSRMYRTGDLARWLPDGEIDYLGRADHQIKIRGFRIELGEIESVIARIPGIAQVTVMAREDQPGQRRLAAYVVADEASGHVELTELRSRVAEALPDYMVPAAWMQLPEMPLTPNKKIDRKRLPIPSVLSPSQGRDARTPQEQMICSLFAEVLGVARVGIDDDFFALGGHSLLAGRVTARVRDIFGVELNIGVLFESPTAAALARRLDHAQTARPSIQPISRKGSIPLSFAQQRLWFMYCLEGPSPTYNIPLVARLSGVLNEAVLRASLQDVIDRHEPLRTLYPRQLGAASQSILPKTDERTRIRFETVSAKEDMLPGLLLQASRYSFELSEETCLRATLFKIAPKENVLLLLLHHIAGDGWSLSPLLRDVSEAYRARLLGHAPAWSPLRIQYADYAAWQGRLLGDEQRADSLIARQLDYWKHHLDGLPEQVTLPADYARPVVSSYEGDTVPFAIGPELHGQLMALARENKVSLFMVLHAALNVLLTRMGAGTDIVIGTPIAGRNDDALDEVVGMFINTLVLRTSTLGDPTFRELLERVRTVDLGAYEHQDLPFERLVEVINPPRSRAKHPLFQIMLVLQNTPDTPLDLPGVTAETLVHGVGASKFDLTVELTEQRGHDGSPAGISGVLEYSTDLFRRSTAEEIAVRLRQVLDHAAWHADAAIGSFPVITPKERAALQQEWASQIDETEQAKATIAERFEVQAAAHPDHVALIHGEQHISYQELNDRANRLARLLIAEGVAPEQMVALALPRSIHMVVGILAVLKAGGAYLPLDPNYPEDRLIHMLTDANPRVLIAIGGVRALLPNVESVSCILMDDEETVKRLNAQPARNVSDDERNGRMSPFSPAYMIYTSGSTGKPKGVVIPQHNVIRLLDATQHWYQFDASDTWTLFHSYAFDFSVWEIWGPLLHGGRLVVVPHEISRSPAAFLRLLAEERVTVLNQTPSAFYQLMQADREEPAIGRELSLRYVIFGGEALELGRLDDWYARHADDAPKLINMYGITETTVHVSYKELHRGSADEGASSWIGCAIPDLRVYVLDERLQPVPTGVAGEMYIAGAGLARGYWNRPELTAERFIADPYGPPGTRMYRTGDLAKRLHDGSLDYLGRADQQVKIRGFRIELGEIEAVLARHASVAQAAVVVREDQPGDKRLVAYVVPAADNASPPEWAALRRHASASLPDYMVPSAVVVMQAIPLTPNGKLDRKALPMPEMQLAAGGRAPRNPQEEILCDLFAEVLGLRGVSIDDSFFELGGHSLLAVRLMSRIREALGKEPGIGILFETATVAGLAERLKMDGESGTGSLQVLLPLRPHGEQSPLFCIHPAGGLSWCYAGLMKHLGMDVPIYGLQARGIAQAEDLPATLDAMTADYIRHVRSIQPQGPYRLLGWSLGGNVAQAMAVQLQAEGEEVELLAMLDSYPSHYLPIRGEPDEEEALTALLALGGYDPNSIGDAPLDMSTAMRILRSEGSALASLDEETIMKLRRTYENSVRILGEYKPSRFDGKLLFFRSTIIPDWFDPIDPEMWNEYVGGGMERHDIHCRHKDLCQPGPLKEICRTLAAKLDALGKRSDG
- a CDS encoding MbtH family protein; translation: MTNPFEREDGNYVVLMNDEGQYSLWPASIEIPAGWTMMLGKAKRRVCLDYIAEQWTDLKPLSLCDEQGAPGMVHEGAN